From the Hevea brasiliensis isolate MT/VB/25A 57/8 chromosome 13, ASM3005281v1, whole genome shotgun sequence genome, the window GATATTAGGGCCATAGTTAATTCCTTGGGATTGCCCCTCAACACGATGGAAAGAGAGACTTTGTAGTTTGTACTTAATTCACAATGCAGTGCAATAGGTTATTATAATCTTATAGAACCATCAACTGCAACAAAAGCTCACCTCAACATCGCATTTCAACTCCTTTGGACAAGGCTTCACCATGTAGAACCTCTGAAACCATATAATtgttttagaatttttttattgCAAAAGTGTCATTAAACAAAAATCAGTAAAATATGTAAAAGCATTTAAAAAAGAAAGCAACTCTTCCACTTTGTAAAGCCAAAAACTGTGCATACACATTCATTCCAATAATCTAAACAGACGAATGTTCAAGATATATCAATAAAATGAAAGCAAAAATCTAAATCAAATAGCAATAGATTACCTGCCGAAAGGGCTTTTGAGGAGTTCTCCAGAATGCCTAATAATTGACAGATAACTCATAAAAATGGCAGACATCAACTGAATTTAGAAATGAACATGCATTAAAGACAGTGAGTTAAACTAACCTGTTCGAAATATAAAACCTTGGAACCATCCACCATCTCCGCTGCCGGACAAGTAACCATTCTGCACGTAAAAATTCCTAAAACTAATAATACTGAAAGCATTTACAACATTTGAACCTTCTCTTGTAATTTCTGAATCCATATTTCAAGATTCATTCAGACTCATCGCCAACTCAAATTTCAATATAATTAGTGGGTTCAAAAGCAAGGAAGGAAATTCGAAGAAGTAAAAAGGTACCTAATGTTGAAGTAATTATCGGGATCTCTGGATGCTTGTTCTCTGGAGAACTACtctcaaaaattaaattgacaCAAGAATTACAAAGCAACGCAAGTATGAACCCAAAAAGGCAACAACCTTAATTGAATGGTACCTTTTCGCCGCTGAGTGACTGAGCTACAATTCGAGCATGGTCCCAACGGGTAGTAGACTTGGTGAGGCGCTTCACCAGAATTGCACCTCCGATCATAACCAGCGTCTTGACTACCAATCCTCGAGCTCGGCTCCATCCATTAGACTCCGAGCCTGTTCCCATTTCCGAGTACTTTATATCCTGACGAACAACCAAGAACCCAGCACCATATTCTTCGCCTAAAAAAATCAGATGAAATGCAAAAAATCTGTGGCAGGATTTCTCTGCGAAGAGGCAAGGGGGAGGAGGAGGGAATATGGAGACTGAAAAACAACAGATAAAGGATAAGGTTCGAAAGATTTTGATGAATCAGATACTTGTCACTTGTTCGAATCCCGGACTCGCCTGCGCCCAGTTGTCGATTTGGAGCTGGTTAAAATTTTCTTTGGGCTGAGCTCTTTGTTTTTCCGCACAGTTGGTTTGGTTCTCCGGTAAGCGAAGCGAGATTGCGGATCGCTTGGCTGTGGTCGTAGAATGACTCTTATACCCCGCATTCTCTTGACTAATACAAATAGTAGACgatgggctttttttttttttaaaaattagattataaaaataaaatttcagtcATTCTTTATTTATGAATAAATtctaaaattacaaaaaaaaaaaaaaaaaaacagggaGGATTACCCACTGATTGGTGGCTTAACCAATCACTGAGCTTATCTGCTTATGTGCAAGAACTGTGCCTGCTTTACAGGGATTTGGGAATCCGATCTTTAAATTTCACTTGAAATTCTTGCGTCTGTTTTAACTTCAGAGTCTGGCAATTTTAGTACAATGGCGCCCAAAGGATAGATTTTACAGGATGTAATTTGAAgcagaaaaaagaaaattaattactcATAAAATCAGCAATTTTATTTGAAGTTCATAAAGGATGAAAATTCCATCACTGTCCCATAGAACCATCAAACACCCCTCTCATCAATGTGAACACCCCAGAAGATCCACCACCAGCCACAGATTCAAGTACAGGACTCCTCTCCTCCACACCCTCCTTAAAACAATAAACAGGAGCTTGCCAATTTTTATCCTCCAGCACTGCTCCGACCTCAAAAGTCATCACATGAGCAACCATCCCTAGCACACAAAATCACAACACAATCAATTTTCATTAAGAAGGTTAAATTTCACAACCATCATGTGTTTTCCAAAGAATACCTGTATAGAAGGCCCAGTAAACTGGTCTCTTAGTTTTGACATCCTCATAGTACCAAATGAAATCCACCTTTTCCCACACGTTGCAGAGGAAGCCATCAACTTGTTGCTGACCGAGATAGTTAGCGCCTTCAAGCCAGTTAGGTCGAAGAACACCCACCGGGAAACGCAGTGTTCTGCATTCTTGATTCGAGTCCAAGGTGTAGATATAGGAAGTGCCATTATCCCATTCAAGGTCATACAAGAGCTTTCCCAGCTGATTCTGGATTATGTTGAAGTTGCGGCCATTGGGCCAGTCGTACCAGAGGTCCACCACTTGGAGGTTGCCGGCGCTATTGTTCATGAAGAGTATTGAGTGAAATTGGTGAGGCCATGCAGCTGGTGTTGGGTCTGCAATTTTGGATGCTATTGAAAAAACATTGACACAAGAAATTAAGAGAAGAATTAGCGGGGGGTAGGACATGGGTTTCATTGCGGAGGCCATTGTTTATTTGTTATCGTGTCCCAATTGGTTAATGGCTTTATCCTTAGAAGGTTTCTATATTTGCAATTTCAGGACATCGCAGTATTGGAAATTCTATTTTTACCCATCCTAATATTTGCGCTCATTTATACCATTGCCCAGcggtattttatttttctatttgcgCACCAGCCATTGTTTTCATTTAGGAATGCCAGTTCCCAGCTTCTAAAAGCAAGTGCAACATCTCTCACAAGATGGACGAAATCCCTATGAaaatatgagagagagagagagagagagagagagagagagagagagagagaacaatgCTGATAACATGCAATTTTAGAAATAATACACACATTTCACAGAAAAATTTCTCACTGTACAGTTCAACTTGCAAATGGCGTATGAAACTAAAGGAAAGGCTGCTAAATTTCTTGACTTGGCTGAGCCATAAACTCTTGTTCATATCACATTATGTAGATTATATGACAAATTATATAttattcttcttcatatgtgacaaGTGATCAGCCAATAAATCTTCTAGGTTTATAGCGAAACAGCTACTGATTCCCAGCCACAGGGCTGCCAGGATTTTTCTTGATATCATTCCACCCTCTTACCCATGGCGGTCCAGGTAGAGCACgtgtctggctattgagattgttCATGACCTTATCACGCACTGCAGAAAACACCTACACCAACAAATATATACAAGGATGCAGTAAGCAAGGGAAACAGATTCGCAAAATTGAAAAAACTTTTGAGCCATCTTTTAAATCATCTCTCACTGAATTTATGCTCACTTCCTCTGGGGGTTGCTCCTGACCAGTTAACCACTTCCAAAGATCTGGATTTTCCTGCAGAACAGAAACCACATAATAAATCAGGAATATAAATATATTGAACAAAAATCCTCAGCTCAAAACTAAAACAATCACCAATAGCATGTGAGAAGTAAAATGTCAATGCAGATGTTACAAATATCTCATTCATTCATCGTGACCTTAATTTCAACCTGACACAGAGAAGTAAAAGGCACAGGATATTGAATCAAAAAGCAGTGAACGTTGTACCACGAGTTTCGGTTCAGCAATGCAGAATTCTGGTAAACATGTGATTATCATGCGATCTTTGCAGCATATAACCCCCCCTTAAAACTGGTCAATCTCAAAATGCTTAAAGTTCGACAAGAGAACCCACTTTAAGAAAATTTGAAGCAGCTAATATTTCACAATCCAAACGCATCCATAAATTTAAGAAATACCCTTGAATTTTATGAGACAAATAAAATCATACAATAGTTGTCAGAAGCacaataacaaaatgaatatcaaACCTATCATTGACCAGAAAACTGTAACCAAGGACAAATCATTAGCTTATAAACAAAAGCAAATAAGAAACTTTACCAAGTCAAGGACATTAACAAGTGCTTTAATTCTACTTTCGTCCATTGAACAAATATGTTCTTCTACCCATTTCCCCAGAACCAAATCCAGCTCCAGGAACCCTCTCTACCTGCTTTTGTATAACAGCCTC encodes:
- the LOC110659714 gene encoding uncharacterized protein At4g14100; translated protein: MASAMKPMSYPPLILLLISCVNVFSIASKIADPTPAAWPHQFHSILFMNNSAGNLQVVDLWYDWPNGRNFNIIQNQLGKLLYDLEWDNGTSYIYTLDSNQECRTLRFPVGVLRPNWLEGANYLGQQQVDGFLCNVWEKVDFIWYYEDVKTKRPVYWAFYTGMVAHVMTFEVGAVLEDKNWQAPVYCFKEGVEERSPVLESVAGGGSSGVFTLMRGVFDGSMGQ